A genomic stretch from Mastacembelus armatus chromosome 7, fMasArm1.2, whole genome shotgun sequence includes:
- the kcnk15 gene encoding potassium channel subfamily K member 15: MPTPRMKKQNVRTLSLILCMFSYLLVGAAVFDALESESENSRRRILEQKRNEMKKKYRFSEDDYREIERVVLQGEPHRAGRQWKFAGSFYFAITVITTIGYGHAAPGTDAGKVFCMFYAVLGIPLTLVMFQSLGERMNTFVRYLLHKVKQCLGFQHTEVSMENMVLVGFLSCIGTLCVGAAAFSHFEGWSFFHAYYYCFITLTTIGFGDFVALQKKEDLQEKTPYVAFSFMYILVGLTVIGAFLNLVVLRFLTMNTEDERRDAQERASLKRDRGLLDGSLGLRAVGEQSRDSLRERTRSNVVHSLSHSTLFLPMEEGTSRTNLIASPADDQQRRRSICRERLEFQIKAGKRRPESSLSSLCSCVCYRLGICDSPLMSNSEHHGCHIHSVYYNSVSYRIQGCSPGSRDNTGLSSPGSTLSPGHSFREFPRSRRKSV, translated from the exons ATGCCGACACCGAGGATGAAGAAACAAAACGTCCGGACCCTGTCGCTCATCCTCTGCATGTTCTCCTACTTGCTGGTCGGCGCCGCGGTGTTTGACGCGCTGGAGTCCGAGTCGGAGAACTCCCGCAGACGCATCTTGGAGCAGAAGCGCAACGAGATGAAGAAGAAGTATCGTTTCTCTGAAGACGACTACCGCGAAATCGAGCGAGTGGTGCTGCAAGGCGAACCTCATCGCGCCGGGAGACAGTGGAAATTTGCTGGCTCTTTTTACTTTGCCATAACAGTCATCACCACCATCG GTTATGGACATGCAGCACCAGGCACAGACGCAGGAAAGGTCTTCTGCATGTTCTATGCCGTGCTGGGCATTCCTCTCACTTTGGTCATGTTCCAGAGCCTCGGAGAAAGGATGAACACATTTGTCCGCTACCTCCTTCATAAGGTGAAGCAGTGCCTGGGCTTTCAACACACTGAGGTGTCCATGGAGAACATGGTTCTGGTGGGCTTCCTGTCCTGCATTGGGACACTGTGCGTAGGGGCTGCAGCCTTCTCCCACTTTGAGGGATGGAGCTTTTTTCATGCTTACTACTACTGCTTTATCACCCTTACCACTATTGGCTTTGGGGACTTTGTGGCCCTGCAGAAAAAGGAGGATCTCCAGGAGAAAACACCTTATGTGGCATTTAGCTTCATGTACATCCTGGTGGGGCTAACTGTTATCGGGGCCTTCCTCAATTTGGTGGTGCTTCGTTTCCTCACTATGAACACTGAAGATGAGAGGAGAGATGCTCAAGAGAGGGCATCACTGAAAAGGGATAGAGGCCTTTTGGATGGGTCTCTGGGCCTCCGTGCTGTAGGTGAGCAGAGTAGAGACAGCCTTAGGGAGAGGACCAGAAGCAACGTAGTACACAGCCTCAGCCACAGTACACTGTTCCTCCCAATGGAGGAAGGAACCAGCCGGACCAACCTCATTGCTTCCCCGGCAGATGACCAACAAAGGCGAAGAAGCATCTGCAGAGAAAGGCTGGAGTTTCAGATCAAGGCAGGCAAACGGAGACCGGAGTCAAGCCTcagctccctctgctcctgTGTGTGCTACCGTTTGGGGATTTGTGACAGTCCTCTAATGTCCAACAGTGAACACCATGGCTGCCATATCCATTCTGTCTATTACAACTCTGTCTCCTATAGGATCCAGGGCTGCTCACCAGGGTCCAGGGACAACACTGGACTCTCTTCCCCAGGAAGCACACTCTCACCTGGCCATAGCTTCCGGGAGTTCCCTCGTTCAAGGAGAAAGTCAGTGTAA